The DNA sequence AACGGTTGTTAACCGTGGAAAATGTCAGGGGTCTATAGAAATTACTTTTTTGCCCTTTGCTCACGGACCGCGAACATTATCTACGGTTGAGACTTTAAATCGTCTGTTGATGTTAATGCATGAGGCAGTCTATTTTTAGTCCCAACCGCTAACAATGTCCGCGGTTCGTGAGGGACAAAAAAGTAATATTTCTGGACCCAGACAATATCCGCGGTCCTGTGACTATTTGTTTTAATAATTCAACTGCTATAAAACTGTTTGTTGTATAAGATTTCCTGGCAAACCAGGGACCCTAGGGCAAAATATTATATCGTGTAACAATTTGTTCCCTGTTATCTTTTTACATATATACCCACGCTACatcatgtaatttttttttaaaaaaaacatacACCCACCATGCTACATGATACAGCTTTAGAGTGGAATTATGTATAACAATACTTACTATTACTTTTTCACCAATCATTTTTAAATTTAGGATTTAGGGTTTAGGCCCTAAACCCCATATGCTAAAGCTTAATGTAATTTTATATGAGATTTAGGGTCCTAAACACTAAAAATCAAAAATGTAAATTTTggaataaataattttaaaatttaactgtataatttaatttaattagaaACAAACAAGCTCGCCAAAGTGACGAACTGTCAAAGGATAGGCAAAGCAGGGTAGCAAACAAATACGAATCGGCCGAGTTTTTAAGAAAATTAGGTTACGTACCTGATCGGCCTTCACTTCTTCATGAGAATGTAACATATCTGATGGTGTCTGGTTATTTTTGTTTCTTGCCATCATATCAACCGAACTGTGTTTGATTAGCTCAGGAACAAAGCAACCCTGCTCAATAAGTAGATGGAGAGGCGTATTACCGTCTTCATCATCCTGGCCATTTAGAATCTTGTCTATACGACTTCTTGGACAATGTTCTAGAATGGTGTGTATCATCTCTTTATTGTTTTCAAGCACCGCTATGTGTAGGATGTTTCTCCTACTCTGCCTGTTAGTGTATACATTCGATGTATCTGGCAATAAATTCATCAGTAGCACTGCTGTAGAAATAAATCCTTTCTGTACTGCTAGAATAAGGGGCGGTTCTTTATTCGAGAGGCTGTAACCAACATCTTTTTGGGCACTTATGATATCCTCAATTATTTGATCAAATTTGTAAAACGCAGCATAGTGAAGCGCTGTCCAGCCTGATGTACCAGTCTTGTTGTAAGCAGCGAGATGTTTGTCATATTCCAAGAGACTATAAACAAGTTCTGAACATAGGGGAAAAAATTTAGTGGAGTCCTTAAATTAGTAGCTATCGTAAATCGGGTTTTCTAATATGTGTCCAAGGGCACAATAAGCACTAACTCTCATGAGTTTAGTGCATTTTAATTGGTCAtctaatcataaatattgatggACCCCTGCATTTATAACAACTCCACCAATAAAAATGCATCAAATTCATAAAATTTAGTACTTATTGTGTGTCTTTGGACATACATTAGAAAGACCGTACATAAATtgcatatatatattttttgacAATATTTACGAATTATGCATTTTTTAGCAACATGTCCATATACAAACCCAACAGGATAAAAAGAATTGTGAAACAATTTGCCATCAATACATATAGCATAGATGATGGTGCAACAAATGTGTGTTGCTATATAATGTCATGAATTTCTTTTTTCTAATTTAACGTGGGACTTAAGAGTTAGTACTAACAAATTTTCCACTATTAACAGAGCAGTTTTGGATAGTCATACTCTCTCGAAAAAGAACGTATTCCAAGCATCACTCATTACGCGTTAGCGATATTCGTCCACTGAAATTTACCGGACAATGTGAAGATAAAACTCACATTTTCCAATTTCAGTCCACCTGCTCTCTCAAAGTCACAAAATTGTAAATTGTAGTCTGAGAAAATACATAACAGATTACTGTAAATTGCAGTATTTTTCTTCGTTCCTGGTTTTGTAAACCAGATACTTCCTCAATCCCACTCATTGTTTTAtatgtttttttttatatattttttactCATACTTGACTTACATTTTAAGACTattataaagtatagtttcataatttattttcaaaattttcttttttctgtataaaaatttgaacaatatatttttacttagaagaaataaaaattttaaaaaaatttagacAACTACATTTTGCAAGAGTTTTAAGGCGGGTGTTGAGGAGAAATACGAAAGTGAAAGTGGGGAGTAGGATTTGAGCCGGTACATTAAAACAATGGAAGCTGAAAATATTTTTATGACAAGACAGGTGAAGAAATATTGTGTACCTTTATGACCCTCTTCAATAGCTTCAATTAAAAGGACATGACAGTGTCGTCTTCCATGTTTTCCGTATATTTCAAGGAGTATCTTGACGACATCCTTGTACCCTTCTCTTGATGCTGTGCAGATTAAAGACTTGAGATCACTATCTTTACTTGTAGTTGGATGTTCATATGCCGGATCTTCTTCTAAAATCAACTTAACCACGTCCAGGTTATTTGTCAGCACTGCTAGACTTAAGAGAGTTCGATTTTGGTGGTCAACTCTATCAAATAAAGATTTGAAATAGTTATCCGGCCCATTCTGTAACAGTGATGAACGTTTGGCCGAATCCATGAGTACCATAAATCTATCTTTGTCGGTACTTTCTGATGCAATTGAATTAAAGTCTAGGTGTTAATAGTAAAAATCAGGAAGGAAAAATGAGTGTCAGTTATTTGTACATGAATATAATCCTGCATACCGTTGTAGAATTCCTCAATAGCAGCATGGAGAGCAGAGTGCCCTTTAGGGCCATCTAACGATGGCGCTGTGCAAGTTTTACACATCATCTTCACTATATCATAGTGCCGGCGCTGAACCGCATCGTACATCGGAGTCTCACCGTCCCAATTTTGAGTATGTCGGTCATtgggatcagcatttactaacCGCTCGACAGTAGCCACAGCACCACTTCGCACAGCTTCGTGTAAGGCAGTGTTTCCCTTGTAGTCTGCTCGCCTTAAAAAATCTTCAAAATGACTTGGTGAATTAGAAGGGTCATCAGTAGTAGCTGAAGAAGGCCAAATGCGTCTAGCTGCATCGATGAGGATCTCGACCACTTCAATGTGTCCACTTCTTGCTGCATGGTGAAGTGCAGTTTGTTTATCTTTATCTACCTTAATCAACAGGTAGATAAATAAGCGAAGCCTTTTTTTAAGTGGTATATACTTTTGTTTCACTTGTTTATTGGTTTCACCGCCTTTTACTTTCATCTTTTATGATATATGTTATAACTCTAAGttgtattatttttattcttttttattcatatatgattaataattttatatatattattttaactcattttttatattttataagccatgttttatttttatttttatttttataggtttgaatcctatttttaattatattttataattaaaaggTTCATATATTGGTCCAACTAAATATGTTCCGAAAAATATAAATTACGACAAAAAAAAACAGGTCATGTATTTAAATTgtaatattttaatttagaattttttaatCTGTTGGTGAAACTCCATTTTAACCcgttttttaaattttataattcatgctcttttattttttttgtagatttgaatcctatttttaattatattttaaaataatattttgattTAACTTATTTTTGGTTCCACCACTTATTTTTGTACAGAATAATCGAGGCTCGAGTGCAGTAGGGGCTTTAGGCTGAAGACAATAATGTGGTTCCTACTGCTGCTTCAAAGGCATGGGAAGCCTTAGAGTTGGATAATACAAAGAATTGCCGGATATTTTCGCTTTTTTGCCTGAGCATCCTATTTTATTTTGTTGACGAAGTATTATCATGAATAAGAATATCTCCCCCTAATTAATTTTCTTGATCTAAACATGAATTTTGCTAGAAATATAAAATTcgaatttcaaaataaaaatcaataaaCAAACAAACGTGCATCGATCTTTATTATAATAATTTCCGATTTCATGTTACCACATTTTTAATCACTGTCATTATATTCACAGCCGTAAAACTTTATTAACTAATACTACGAAGATTCTAGAAAGAAAAGTAGTAATATTAAAAAAACTAACTATAAAGACAAAGAAAATTTACTAAACAGTTGTCAATTTATAGTTTTAAGCATACCAAATAAATAATATTTACTCCCGTCACAGTTAAATTCTATTCACTTTAATTTTTCAAAAGATATACTATTACTTTATTTTTCTGATTACTATCAACAACTCAAATAATTTGACTATAAAATAATTGCATAAGTATTCACTTTCAAGTCTATGTGTTTGCATAGCTCCAAGTCCATTAATATGTTAGGAgcttttttataaataatatataatgttaggtcacacacactgtagaggggtgaatacagtgtaaaatacaatcaaatcgaactttaatatctcaagtaacagaaaacaaactttattgaaacaataaactctgttacagtatggaactgttaccactcagtgatgaataattatcacgagagctgttagggttacaatgaataatcttctcgaatatgataatacttttagtgtaaaccctatgtctgtgtttatatactacacagttacaagataatcgctaattgatatggaatataattctgcttcctaaaatatatcaaccagatatcttttcttccaagtattctattcttcatagatctccttcttcatgcatatctcctcttatgtttatctcgatcttctttcctttaatcagctaatgtccttatatgaacgtccttcagcacttaagttctgatatccgtcttctgatgattatctcctgataatataagtactgatatccttaactcctgacttccagtaagtactgatttatcctgtttaagtaagatctaaacataaatcatattagtcatgacattatcaaatatatctaacaatctcccccaacttgtaaattagcataatatacaagtttaatagatatttgatgatgtcaaaaacattaagtacaaatgcatgagaattagactagataactacaacttacagtccttaaagctttaccaatatttaacttctgataacagcttcagtctgtacaaatatcagaatttaagcagttgtagatcttgacttggcttcatcttctgatctctctgatgtcggGAGTTGTTCTGAaatagttcttcaacaaatatctctcagcatatctaagttcatcaatcatcctccttttagcatctttaagctctgcattatcttcaccaatttgaaagattgcagccctgagatcattaatctttgcttttcttatatcctgatccagtctgatcaaataagctttatcagactcaagattgaattccacagccctgtaacccagaaaggtagttataattttagcagtgttgggcttcatttcaactatatcacccttgtgatctctgtactttggaacatatgtgctgtcagacttaacagaataaagccttttctgtctctaaatctgatccttcaaatagtttgcagcacttccagtcaatctgtcatccacttgaagtaagaatagtacatgctccaattcttcaaaatacttcaatggaatggcattttgccttatatgataaaccctaccatctgtcatgaagtacaacaagatgtgttctttcaagtaggtatggtaaaccatttgtacagattccagttgattcaatctctcaggagttgctccaatacatCTTGAAATAATATTTTGATTTAACTTATTTTTGGTTCCACCACTTATTTTTGTACGGAATAATCGAGGCTCGAGTGCAGTAGGGGCTTTAGGCTCAAGACAATAATGTGGTTCCTACTGCTGCTTCAAAGGCATGGGAAGCCTTAGAGTTGGATAATACAAAGAATTGCCGGATATTTTCGCTTTTTTGCCTGAGCATCCTATTTTATTTTGTTAACGAAGTATTATCATGAATAAGAATATCTCCCCCTAATTAATTTTCTTGATCTAAACATGAATTTTGCTAGAAATATAAAATTcgaatttcaaaataaaaatcaataaatACAAACAAACGTGCATCGATCTTTATTATAATAATTTCCGATTTCATGTTACCACATTTTTAATCACTGTCATTATATTCACAGCCGTAAAACTTTATTAACTAATACTACGAAGATTCTAGAAAGAAAAGTAGTAATATTAAAAAAACTAACTATAAAGACAAAGAAAATTTACTAAACAGTTGTCAATTTATAGTTTTAAGCATACCAAATAAATAATATTTACTCCCGTCACAGTTAAATTCTATTCACTTTAATCTTTCAAAAGATATACTATTACTTTATTTTTCTGATTACTATCAACAACTCAAATAATTTGACTATAAAATAATTGCATAAGTATTCACTTTCAAGTCTATGTGTTTGCATAGCTCCAAGTCCATTAATATGTTAGGagcttctttataaataatatataatgttaggtcacacacactgtagagggggtgaatacagtgtaaagtacaatcaaatcaaactttaatatctcaagtaacagaaaataaactttattgaaacaataaactctgttacagtatagaactgttaccactcagtgatgaataattatcacgagagctgctagggttacaatgaataatcttctcgaatatgataacacttttagtgtaaaccctatgtctgtgtttatatactacagagttacaagataatcgctaattgatatggaatataattctgcttcctaaaatatatcaatcagatatcttttcttccaagtattctattcttcatagaactccttcttcatgcatatctcctcttatgtttatctcgatcttctttcctttaatcagctactgtccttatatgaacgtccttcagcacttaagttctgatatccgtcttctgatgattatctcctgataatataagtactgatatccttaagtcctgacttccagtaagtactgatttatcctatttaagtaagatctaaacataaatcatattagccatgacattatcaaatatatctaacaatctcccccaacttgtaaattagcataatatacaagtttaatagatatttgatgatgtcaaaaatattaagtacaaatgcatgagaattagactagataactacaacttacagtccttaaagctttaccaatatttaacttctgataacagcttcagtctgtacaaatatcagaatttaagcagttgtagatcttgacttggcttcatcttctgatctctctaatgtcaggagttgttctgaaatagttcttcaacaaatatctctcagcatatctaagttcatcaatcatcctccttttagcatctttaagctctgcattatcttcaccaatttgaaagattgcagccctgagatcattaatctttgcttttcttatatcctgatccagtctgatcaaataagctttatcagactcaagattgaattccacagccctgtaacccagaaaggtagttataattttagcagtgttgggcttcatttcaactatatcacccttgtgatctctgtactttggaacatatgtgatgtcagacttaacagaataaagccttttctgtctctgaatctgatccttcaaatagtttgcagcacttcctgtcaatctgtcatccacttgaagtaagaatagtatatgctccaattcttcaaaatacttcaatggaatggcattttgccttatatgataaatcctaccatctgtcatgaagtacaaaaagatgtgttctttcaagtaggtatggtaaaccatttgtacagattccagttgattcaatctctcaggagttgctccaatacctggttcactcaaggaagttggatcattggtagtgttttgtattcttctttcatcagcacttcccaatccagttttatctcttgcttcctttccagtaactactcttgcttcaaaaccacttgcagcagtctttaaaggttgagtctgttttgctttagtgaatcctggtaggagtgtgtttagtctatcttctgatatcaagttaacttgagctatatcagaggttacttgcttatttgaaatatcagaacttactgtctcttgactctgaacaacttgagccatgtcagaggttgttttaagaacttttcttgaagtcaaagcaagatcatccttttcatcagtgatttcttcattctcagaaggcacataaaccttgatagattcaccaaccttttctttgccctcggatcttggatctatctgcggttgtgatttagccaatgttgtttcagtatttgtcctttcttttatcacaatgcctttgagttttggaagtgtctttttaccagaagcttcagatttagatgtgactttctctgattttagtctggcttcttcttccattaaactctccaagtccattcctggattttcctgaagaaataactgtcttgacatttcttcatcaagatctaaaagttcatcagaacttatccttttaccagtagcagaactaattcttttcccagcatcagaacttgtcctgtgacttgtgatttcagcttttcttgatgagaaatctctaccttgactatgacctctacccattccagagtttccttgatcatccttttcatcatccttccctttcagtgtcttgtcagtcttacatttggacttaattactttctccccctttttggcatcagcaggtagtagaagagagacaagcaattccattgaggcttggatttcagtaagttgagattgctgagaagcttgatttttcagaatatcatcaatctgagcttgttgtttctcttgagtcttctcaatataagcaatcctgtcaaaggtcggttggaagaactttttcttgtcaattttctgaatttgttcatgtttgatgaattcttcctgaatcttgtgtagctctgtatgagtagttgaatgaagaccttgtagatgtttagtactcaatgcagtgactctaagctgggttttgaaatcatcagaatttaacatttcatcagcttttgtcaagtgctcagcaagatgctttgcagttggaacacaagaaactgagttccattccttagtccactcctgtcctgcaggagtttcactccaaggcactggtgcttctctggtaacaaacttcttaacaagttcagatttaagaacagtttgttgaggagcatgtcctgaaggacctgcttcatcagcatctgcatttggagcagcatcaccagtatctccagcatttgcagcatcagaacttacagaatcagtatcttctgataaaacaacagtgtgagtagcaacGGAGGCATCAACATCCTCTAATtactgatctggttctaagttctgatcaacagcc is a window from the Apium graveolens cultivar Ventura chromosome 1, ASM990537v1, whole genome shotgun sequence genome containing:
- the LOC141715252 gene encoding uncharacterized protein LOC141715252: MKVKGGETNKQVKQKYIPLKKRLRLFIYLLIKVDKDKQTALHHAARSGHIEVVEILIDAARRIWPSSATTDDPSNSPSHFEDFLRRADYKGNTALHEAVRSGAVATVERLVNADPNDRHTQNWDGETPMYDAVQRRHYDIVKMMCKTCTAPSLDGPKGHSALHAAIEEFYNESTDKDRFMVLMDSAKRSSLLQNGPDNYFKSLFDRVDHQNRTLLSLAVLTNNLDVVKLILEEDPAYEHPTTSKDSDLKSLICTASREGYKDVVKILLEIYGKHGRRHCHVLLIEAIEEGHKDYNLQFCDFERAGGLKLENVSFIFTLSELVYSLLEYDKHLAAYNKTGTSGWTALHYAAFYKFDQIIEDIISAQKDVGYSLSNKEPPLILAVQKGFISTAVLLMNLLPDTSNVYTNRQSRRNILHIAVLENNKEMIHTILEHCPRSRIDKILNGQDDEDGNTPLHLLIEQGCFVPELIKHSSVDMMARNKNNQTPSDMLHSHEEVKADQAKIKYLLDDSLATRQSWRINIGRRWSNSKKPGDTTKRLLKDIKFRATMNLIKKEELQEWKEKIKPYRERTTTQIIVTALITTVTFTVGFTMPGGYHQSGEPEEGLVLLSKKKVFEVFMVSDAIALALSITSLFIYFISSVYDDPHQVSKFDIASIVLNIVSVIAMILTFTAGVYVVLSHSPGLALIVCMICSIFFLSLVVLLIKMMYDCKKSRKINV